Proteins encoded within one genomic window of Dyadobacter chenhuakuii:
- a CDS encoding GDP-L-fucose synthase family protein, which produces MEKSAKIYIAGHRGMVGSAIHRKLVKEGFDNFLLKTSSELDLRDQSAVRNFFETERPEYIFLAAAKVGGIMANNIYRAEFLHDNLLIQNNVIDSAYRTDAKKLMFLGSSCIYPKLAPQPLHEDSLLTGLLEPTNEPYAIAKIAGIKMCEAYRAQYGCNFISVMPTNLYGPNDNYDLNNSHVLPAMIRKFHEAKEENKPFVELWGTGSPLREFLHADDLADACYFLMQNYDEPGFLNVGVGADVSIKTLAEMIQRVTGYTGEIHWNTDKPDGTPRKLMDVSKLHALGWKHRVELEDGIAVTYQDFLQKIETYAV; this is translated from the coding sequence GTGGAAAAAAGCGCTAAAATTTATATCGCCGGACATCGTGGAATGGTTGGCTCTGCCATTCATCGGAAATTAGTGAAAGAAGGGTTTGATAATTTCCTGCTTAAGACCTCTTCTGAGCTGGATCTGCGTGATCAAAGTGCAGTCAGAAACTTTTTTGAGACCGAGCGGCCGGAGTATATTTTTTTAGCAGCAGCGAAAGTAGGCGGGATTATGGCCAATAACATTTACAGGGCCGAATTCTTGCACGATAATTTATTGATACAGAACAATGTCATCGACAGCGCTTATCGTACAGATGCCAAAAAGCTGATGTTCCTAGGTTCCAGCTGCATTTATCCGAAACTGGCTCCGCAACCGCTTCATGAAGACTCGTTGCTGACAGGACTTTTGGAGCCGACCAATGAGCCTTATGCAATTGCGAAGATTGCCGGAATAAAAATGTGTGAAGCATACCGCGCACAGTACGGCTGCAATTTCATCTCCGTCATGCCGACAAACCTTTACGGCCCCAACGATAACTACGATCTGAACAATTCGCACGTGCTTCCAGCCATGATCCGCAAATTCCATGAGGCGAAGGAAGAAAATAAGCCATTTGTTGAGCTATGGGGCACAGGATCTCCGTTAAGGGAGTTTTTGCACGCTGATGACCTTGCAGATGCGTGTTATTTCCTGATGCAAAACTACGATGAGCCCGGTTTCCTGAATGTTGGAGTGGGTGCAGATGTGTCCATCAAAACGCTTGCCGAAATGATCCAGCGTGTAACTGGTTATACCGGAGAAATTCACTGGAACACCGACAAACCAGACGGAACGCCGCGTAAACTAATGGATGTGAGCAAGCTGCACGCGCTTGGCTGGAAACACCGCGTGGAATTGGAGGATGGAATAGCGGTTACTTATCAGGATTTTCTGCAAAAGATCGAAACTTACGCAGTGTAA
- a CDS encoding toxin-antitoxin system YwqK family antitoxin encodes MQRIILLWCFFALIIAETASGQSEQQTETPAWLPKETVKKDTVNRSKGLKSFVSGLDPVMGTSVPGASTRGANGKPTSLSTLFGETIPDLGLKVKEYKSQKKDRKSKKEKAKLAKVQYEGIPMQSMSVKYGSGDRATVEYFHVLKEYKPLNQYVMGANTRWYDKKGKKLSSALIKDKEQALPLHGSYKKYSGENLIEEGFYYMGVKDGRWVKYDTKFNLIDKSVWERGFPAESQITYYDSAHSQIKEVLPVMFGQVEGEYLQFYKEGQLAVSGKYDGGAKIGRWVEYYQFKRQRKKEIQYPKSGWDEEFEPFVLREWDEKGKLLYDYTKDPRASTEEETEN; translated from the coding sequence ATGCAAAGAATCATTCTTTTATGGTGCTTTTTCGCTCTTATAATAGCAGAAACGGCATCGGGGCAATCGGAGCAGCAGACAGAAACGCCCGCCTGGCTTCCAAAAGAAACGGTCAAGAAAGATACGGTTAACCGCTCCAAAGGACTTAAATCCTTTGTTTCCGGCCTGGATCCTGTAATGGGCACGTCTGTGCCAGGCGCATCCACGCGGGGTGCTAATGGAAAACCTACAAGTCTGTCTACATTGTTTGGCGAGACGATTCCGGATCTCGGGTTGAAGGTTAAAGAATACAAAAGCCAGAAAAAAGACCGCAAAAGCAAAAAGGAAAAAGCAAAACTTGCCAAGGTGCAGTATGAAGGCATTCCTATGCAAAGCATGTCTGTCAAATACGGAAGTGGCGACCGCGCAACGGTTGAGTATTTTCATGTTTTGAAGGAATACAAACCCCTGAACCAGTATGTCATGGGCGCCAACACGCGCTGGTATGACAAGAAAGGCAAGAAATTAAGCTCTGCGCTCATTAAGGATAAGGAACAAGCATTGCCACTTCACGGCTCTTACAAGAAATACAGCGGCGAAAACCTGATCGAGGAAGGTTTTTACTACATGGGTGTGAAAGATGGCCGATGGGTGAAGTACGATACAAAGTTTAATCTGATCGACAAGTCTGTCTGGGAGCGCGGCTTCCCTGCCGAATCGCAGATCACTTACTATGACTCGGCCCACAGCCAGATTAAAGAAGTGTTGCCGGTCATGTTCGGACAGGTTGAGGGCGAGTATTTACAATTTTACAAGGAAGGTCAGCTGGCAGTGAGCGGCAAATACGATGGCGGCGCGAAAATTGGCCGCTGGGTAGAATACTATCAGTTCAAACGCCAGCGCAAGAAGGAAATTCAATATCCAAAGTCGGGCTGGGATGAAGAATTTGAGCCATTTGTGCTGCGGGAATGGGATGAAAAGGGCAAACTTCTTTACGATTATACCAAGGATCCGCGTGCCTCAACAGAAGAGGAAACGGAAAATTAA
- a CDS encoding D-alanyl-D-alanine carboxypeptidase/D-alanyl-D-alanine-endopeptidase — MRTLIFFVSVLMLSGCSVSHYLKRELKNSPVLGQQHTGVSIQKLGEKKELAAYQSNKYYNPASNTKLFSYYAGLCALGDSIPGLEYLEWGELLLIRGTGDPSLLHPDLPKSKVFEFLKNRKEAIFFTPYNFENKRYGSGWAWSDYNDYYQPEISPLPVYGNIARFSANMAASNAAKEDESDDAVPGAPEKASRSFRVSPAFWDKAMVLDTAASGIERDEMQNLFRHSKLGVPQGLIQDVPVRMTDAITVQLLSDTLKKEIKLINIPLEIELQKVNSIPSDSLYKRMMQVSDNMLAEQLMLLYASANRLPLNTEKAIAHAIEHHMSDLPDKLVWKDGSGLSRYNLFTPRTISALLQKIHQKVPQEKLFQILPSGGRSGTLSNQFKGEKPFVFAKTGSFSNNYNISGYLITKKGKTLVFSFMNNNFTRSGSEVRKEVERILTGLYEKF; from the coding sequence ATGCGCACGCTTATCTTCTTTGTTAGTGTTTTAATGCTTTCAGGTTGCTCGGTATCTCATTATTTAAAACGGGAATTAAAAAATTCCCCGGTCCTCGGTCAACAGCATACGGGCGTCTCAATCCAAAAGCTCGGAGAGAAAAAAGAACTCGCGGCTTACCAGAGCAACAAATATTACAATCCCGCATCCAACACCAAATTATTCAGCTACTATGCGGGCTTGTGTGCCCTTGGCGATTCGATTCCAGGCCTGGAATATCTGGAATGGGGCGAGTTACTCCTTATCCGCGGCACAGGCGATCCCTCACTTTTACATCCGGATTTACCAAAGAGCAAGGTTTTTGAATTTTTAAAAAACCGAAAAGAAGCGATCTTTTTCACGCCGTATAATTTTGAAAACAAGCGCTACGGCTCGGGCTGGGCGTGGAGCGATTATAATGATTACTATCAGCCGGAAATTTCGCCTTTGCCGGTTTATGGAAACATTGCGCGCTTTTCTGCGAATATGGCAGCCAGCAATGCTGCCAAGGAAGACGAATCGGACGATGCGGTTCCCGGCGCTCCGGAAAAGGCTTCCAGGAGCTTTCGGGTTTCTCCCGCATTCTGGGATAAAGCAATGGTTCTGGATACAGCGGCTTCCGGCATTGAGCGCGACGAAATGCAGAATTTGTTCCGTCATTCCAAACTGGGTGTGCCGCAGGGCCTTATCCAGGATGTTCCGGTGCGGATGACCGACGCGATCACGGTCCAGTTGCTGAGCGATACATTGAAAAAGGAGATCAAACTGATCAACATTCCACTGGAAATCGAGCTGCAAAAGGTGAACAGCATTCCTTCCGATTCACTTTATAAAAGAATGATGCAGGTGAGCGATAACATGCTGGCAGAGCAACTGATGCTCCTTTACGCATCAGCAAACCGCCTTCCGCTCAATACAGAAAAGGCCATAGCACACGCCATTGAGCACCATATGAGTGATTTACCGGATAAGTTGGTCTGGAAGGATGGCTCAGGATTAAGCCGTTATAACCTTTTTACACCGAGAACAATTTCTGCCTTGCTTCAAAAAATCCATCAGAAAGTGCCGCAGGAAAAGCTGTTTCAGATCCTGCCGTCCGGTGGCAGATCGGGAACATTGAGCAACCAGTTCAAAGGGGAGAAACCATTTGTTTTTGCCAAAACCGGAAGTTTTAGTAACAATTACAACATTAGCGGTTATCTGATCACCAAGAAGGGCAAAACACTGGTTTTCAGCTTCATGAATAACAATTTCACACGCTCCGGCAGCGAAGTCAGGAAGGAAGTAGAGCGCATACTGACTGGCTTATATGAGAAATTTTAA